The following are from one region of the Osmia bicornis bicornis chromosome 8, iOsmBic2.1, whole genome shotgun sequence genome:
- the LOC114880868 gene encoding protein Lilipod isoform X1 has product MEDEADLREQLFHNTVRENIIFLLLFLALYVSSYALIAKFRRRDREDYFSVDEDEATVYRISLWLCTVALTVSVGATLLLPVSIASNEVLILYPNSYYVKWLNSSLIQGLWNHVFLFSNLSLFVFLPFAYLFTESEGFVGYRKGVMARVYETVTVLCLLGTLVLGMTYVLSALIDYQKSSLHTLLNLWSYYLPFLYSCVSFVGVVMLLLCTPMGFVRLFGVVGSFLVKPQFLKNLDEEFFAYRLEEDCIRRRLQYAKATGKSYVSPVPMSIPTCGSVRDDDELLNVNPSLMYLKNGALQRGLAQRLEDIEKRRKILDQQRRTWWVRRTLLYPLAMLALLMLSTATALLAVQNTLELLIGIKALPLSTRQFTLGINSLSKLGPVGAALEVAVILYLAATSAIGLYTLPGVRSVRPRFHSTPLTHLIANCALLLVLSSALPLLSRILGMTNFDLLGDFGRIEWLGNFKLVLFYNLIFATAAISCLATKFTATVRKEIYSRLKSSLIGIFRSEGKKSFVGMFSTKED; this is encoded by the exons ataTTTCTCCTACTATTTTTGGCTTTGTACGTGTCGAGCTACGCGTTAATCGCAAAATTTCGTCGAAGGGATCGCGAGGATTACTTTTCTGTCGATGAAGATGAAGCGACCGTCTACAGGATCAGTCTCTGGTTATGCACTGTTGCACTGACGGTTTCCGTCGGAGCGACCTTACTGCTTCCGGTTTCGATCGCTAGCAATGAAGTCCTCATTTTATATCCAAACAGCTATTACGTCAAGTGGCTCAATAGCTCTCTTATTCAAG GTCTGTGGAATCATGTGTTTCTCTTTTCAAATTTATCCCTCTTTGTGTTTCTGCCATTTGCTTACTTGTTCACGGAGTCTGAAGGATTTGTTGGCTACAGGAAG GGTGTTATGGCCAGAGTTTATGAAACTGTGACAGTGCTTTGTCTATTGGGAACACTTGTATTAGGAATGACATATGTCTTATCAGCACTTATAGATTATCAGAAATCCAGTCTTCATACATTGCTCA ATTTATGGAGTTATTATTTGCCTTTCCTTTATTCTTGCGTTTCGTTCGTTGGAGTTGTTATGTTATTGC TTTGTACACCAATGGGATTTGTAAGATTATTTGGAGTAGTCGGTTCGTTTCTGGTGAAACCGCAGTTCCTAAAAAACTTAGATGAAGAATTTTTCGCCTATAGATTAGAAGAGGATTGTATTCGACGAAG ACTGCAATATGCGAAAGCAACAGGAAAATCATACGTTTCGCCAGTGCCTATGTCTATACCAACTTGTGGTTCAGTACGAGATGATGATGAGCTTTTAAATGTAAATCCGAGCCTAATGTATTTAAAGAATGGTGCTCTTCAGCGTGGATTGGCTCAAAGATTGGAGGACATCGAGAAGCGACGAAAAATCTTAGATCAACAGAGACGAACCTGGTGGGTTCGACGTACGTTGCTCTATCCTTTGGCTATGCTAGCATTACTAATGCTTTCCACTGCCACAGCTCTGCTGGCGGTTCAAAATACATTAGAACTACTTATTGGTATTAAGGCATTACCTTTAAGTACAAGG CAATTTACTTTGGGTATCAATTCGTTATCGAAGCTTGGTCCCGTTGGAGCAGCTTTGGAAGTGGCAGTAATTTTATACTTAGCAGCGACCAGCGCAATAGGTTTGTACACACTACCTGGTGTTAGAAGCGTTCGACCACGGTTTCATTCCACGCCACTCACTCATCTTATCGCGAATTGTGCCCTCCTTCTCGTACTCAGCTCAGCATTGCCACTGTTATCTCGAATATTAG GTATGACGAATTTCGATTTGCTTGGCGATTTCGGGCGTATCGAGTGGCTTGGTAATTTTAAGCTAGTATTattctataatttaatatttgccACGGCAGCTATCAGTTGTTTAGCTACTAAATTTACGGCGACGGTACGTAAAGAAATTTACTCAAGATTAAAAAGCAGTCTGATAGGAATCTTTAGAAGCGAAGGTAAGAAAAGTTTTGTAGGAATGTTTTCTACAAAAGAAGATTAG
- the LOC114880872 gene encoding 39S ribosomal protein L39, mitochondrial isoform X2: protein MCKSLCLSPNIQSRYQSILSRAKAKERRNLLFEEEKKKQRAAVGRIEKIEVKYQSPVEEVILIMNKCISTPADCAKHVSEGVSKVAALALVDGSPWDMQKPLTSNCELKFLNLLSPENRIVNTAFWRTCSFLLGAIVDSAFQSDIKVHLHSFPVPIIKSGSFIYDVYLELPDWKPTDQEMRALSAEYVKLLNLALPIERIVTTENVAIDMFQDNPFKSEQIPDIAKSNNNEVTLYRVGNHIDISKGPMIGNTSLIGRCTIAAVHKVPDKENLYRFQGVALPKGVLLNQFAYGILEKRARKLNTTTWSFLSNETEDEDVAEISAKN, encoded by the exons at GTGTAAAAGTTTGTGTCTATCGCCAAACATACAATCAAGATACCAAAGTATACTATCAAGAGCCAAAgcaaaggaaagaagaaatttactttttgaggaggaaaagaagaaacaaagaGCTGCAGTAGgaagaattgaaaaaatagAAGTTAAATATCAATCTCCAGTAGAAGAAGTTATTCTTATAATGAACAAATGTATATCAACTCCTGCTGATTGTGCAAAACATGTTTCTGAAGGTGTATCTAAAGTAGCTGCCCTTGCATTAGTCGATGGATCACCATGGGATATGCAGAAGCCTTTAACATCTAAttgtgaattaaaatttttaaatttactcAGCCCAGAGAACAGAATAGTGAACACAGCCTTTTGGCGAACTTGTTCGTTCTTGTTGGGTGCTATTGTAGATTCTGCGTTTCAATCGGATATAAAAGTTCACTTGCACAGTTTCCCGGTGCCCATCATAAAGTCAGGGAGTTTTATATATGATGTATATTTAGAACTGCCTGATTGGAAACCCACTGATCAGGAAATGCGTGCATTATCTGCCGAGTATGTTAAGTTATTAAATCTTGCATTACCCATTGAAAGGATAGTAACTACGGAAAACGTTGCGATCGACATGTTCCAGGATAATCCTTTTAAATCCGAACAAATACCAGATATCGCGAAATCTAATAACAATGAAGTTACATTGTATAGAGTTGGAAATCACATAGACATTAGTAAAGGGCCAATGATAGGCAATACGTCGTTAATAGGACGTTGTACGATCGCTGCCGTTCATAAAGTACCAGATAAAGAAAATCTTTATAGATTTCAAGGTGTAGCACTCCCTAAAGGCGTTTTGTTGAATCAATTTGCTTATGGTATATTAGAAAAGCGCGCTAGAAAATTGAATACGACAACGTGGTCATTTTTGTCGAACGAAACTGAGGATGAGGATGTCGCGGAAATATCTGCTAAAAATTAA
- the LOC114880874 gene encoding chymotrypsin-like elastase family member 2A: MNLRAGLAIVLFLLAEVDCAMLMIPRENHSACGCPAASHRQPRAALLESSRVNSTLDGRKIVATTTGRIFNGKPSKRGSWPWQVSLQLLHPKLGFIGHWCGGVLIEPSWVVTAAHCIHNELFNLPIGALWTAVVGEWELDAGGRGSARLPVERVILHERFNNYMHDIALMKLARPAPLSKVVRTICLPDPEEELAKGQCIASGWGRYGPSQSLSTSLLEASVPLLDLEKCTQAYGKSVPLRSGHLCAGHTDGSSGSCVGDSGGPLQCRRADGVWQLAGVTSFGSGCARPGFPDVYTRIQYYVKWIRKIMKSHSNDDDDAQFL; the protein is encoded by the exons ATGAATCTTCGTGCTGGACTGGCGATCGTTCTTTTCCTTCTTGCGGAGGTCGACTGTGCGATGCTGATGATCCCGAGGGAGAACCATTCTG CCTGCGGATGTCCAGCAGCATCGCACAGGCAACCACGGGCGGCCCTCTTGGAAAGTAGCAGGGTCAATTCTACCCTCGATGGAAGAAAAATTGTCGCGACCACGACTGGTCGAATATTCAATGGTAAACCAAGTAAGAGAGGATCCTGGCCATGGCAGGTTTCTCTTCAGCTGCTGCATCCGAAGCTAGGATTTATCGGTCACTGGTGCGGTGGTGTTCTCATTGAACCTAGCTGGGTCGTCACGGCCGCTCATTGCATTCATAA TGAACTTTTCAACTTGCCAATTGGTGCTTTATGGACAGCAGTTGTAGGAGAATGGGAGTTGGATGCCGGTGGAAGAGGTTCGGCTAGATTACCTGTTGAACGAGTGATCCTCCACGaaagatttaataattatatgcACGACATTG CTTTGATGAAACTCGCTAGGCCAGCTCCTTTATCCAAGGTGGTGCGAACGATTTGCTTACCAGATCCAGAAGAAGAGCTTGCGAAAGGCCAGTGTATCGCTTCTGGTTGGGGTCGCTATGGACCCTCCCAATCACTTTCAACATCGCTTTTAGAAGCCTCGGTACCATTGCTCGATCTTGAGAAATGTACGCAAGCTTATGGGAAATCGGTACCACTTCGAAGCGGCCATCTTTGTGCTGGTCACACCGATGGCTCTTCCGGAAGTTGTGTA GGTGATTCAGGAGGACCATTGCAGTGTCGTCGTGCAGACGGTGTCTGGCAATTGGCAGGCGTCACCTCCTTCGGATCGGGATGTGCCAGACCAGGCTTTCCTGACGTATACACTAGGATACAGTACTACGTGAAGTGGATAAGGAAGATCATGAAGAGTCATAGCAACGATGATGACGACGCgcaatttttataa
- the LOC114880873 gene encoding DNA-directed RNA polymerase III subunit RPC10, with protein sequence MLMFCPTCGNVLRVEEALAGLRFACNTCPYVFNIARRVSNRTYPKLKEVDDVLGGSAAWENVDSTEERCPKCSHSRAYFMQIQTRSADEPMTTFYKCCNPQCCHNWRD encoded by the coding sequence ATGTTGATGTTCTGTCCGACTTGTGGTAATGTTCTACGAGTGGAAGAAGCTTTAGCAGGTTTACGTTTTGCGTGTAATACCTGCccatatgtatttaatatcgCAAGAAGAGTGAGTAATCGTACGTATCCAAAATTGAAAGAAGTAGATGACGTACTAGGTGGAAGCGCGGCTTGGGAAAACGTGGATTCCACAGAAGAACGGTGCCCGAAGTGTTCGCATTCCCGAGCTTACTTTATGCAAATTCAAACGAGGTCTGCTGATGAACCTATGACGACGTTTTATAAGTGCTGTAATCCTCAATGTTGTCACAACTGGCGCGATTAA
- the LOC114880875 gene encoding yrdC domain-containing protein, mitochondrial, whose translation MVSIENLGPMKSLLNSTSNEVEELNNSSKHWNCRGRRSIAIAATLLQKDYILAIPTDTIYGLAGIVSHNESIKKLYEIKKRDENKPLSISVSSVTDIKTWGVTDHLPPDLIPTILPGPYTIILKRTPALNPALNPNLDTVGIRVPNFHFIRCVAKITGPLALTSANESNEPSCLYPKEFENLWPSLGGIFHDGYMYGKAYDKLRKGSTIVDLSQPDCYKVVRFGVNANQLLGILRKFGLRKEQSN comes from the coding sequence ATGGTGAGCATTGAGAACTTGGGTCCAATGAAGTCTCTTTTAAATTCAACTTCAAATGAAGTGGAggaattaaataattctagTAAACATTGGAATTgtagaggaagaagaagtATAGCTATAGCTGCTACATTATTACAAAAAGATTATATTTTAGCGATTCCAACAGATACCATATATGGTCTTGCTGGTATTGTGTCACACAATGAGTctattaaaaagttatatGAAATTAAGAAACGTGACGAAAACAAACCTTTATCTATTTCTGTTAGTAGCGTCACAGATATAAAAACATGGGGTGTTACAGATCATTTACCACCTGATTTAATACCCACCATATTACCTGGTCCATATACGATCATCTTAAAACGAACACCAGCTTTAAATCCTGCTTTGAATCCAAATTTGGATACTGTAGGCATAAGAGTTCCAAATTTTCACTTTATAAGATGCGTTGCAAAAATAACCGGACCTTTAGCATTAACAAGTGCTAATGAAAGCAATGAACCAAGTTGTTTATATCctaaagaatttgaaaatttatggcCTTCGTTAGGTGGAATATTTCATGACGGTTACATGTATGGTAAAGCATATGataaattaagaaaaggaTCTACAATAGTTGATTTGTCTCAACCAGATTGTTACAAAGTTGTACGGTTTGGAGTTAATGCAAATCAACTTCTTGGTATCTTACGAAAATTCGGGTTAAGAAAGGAACAatctaattaa
- the LOC114880868 gene encoding protein Lilipod isoform X2: protein MEDEADLREQLFHNTVRENIIFLLLFLALYVSSYALIAKFRRRDREDYFSVDEDEATVYRISLWLCTVALTVSVGATLLLPVSIASNEVLILYPNSYYVKWLNSSLIQGLWNHVFLFSNLSLFVFLPFAYLFTESEGFVGYRKGVMARVYETVTVLCLLGTLVLGMTYVLSALIDYQKSSLHTLLNLWSYYLPFLYSCVSFVGVVMLLLCTPMGFVRLFGVVGSFLVKPQFLKNLDEEFFAYRLEEDCIRRRLQYAKATGKSYVSPVPMSIPTCGSVRDDDELLNVNPSLMYLKNGALQRGLAQRLEDIEKRRKILDQQRRTWWVRRTLLYPLAMLALLMLSTATALLAVQNTLELLIGIKALPLSTRQFTLGINSLSKLGPVGAALEVAVILYLAATSAIGMTNFDLLGDFGRIEWLGNFKLVLFYNLIFATAAISCLATKFTATVRKEIYSRLKSSLIGIFRSEGKKSFVGMFSTKED from the exons ataTTTCTCCTACTATTTTTGGCTTTGTACGTGTCGAGCTACGCGTTAATCGCAAAATTTCGTCGAAGGGATCGCGAGGATTACTTTTCTGTCGATGAAGATGAAGCGACCGTCTACAGGATCAGTCTCTGGTTATGCACTGTTGCACTGACGGTTTCCGTCGGAGCGACCTTACTGCTTCCGGTTTCGATCGCTAGCAATGAAGTCCTCATTTTATATCCAAACAGCTATTACGTCAAGTGGCTCAATAGCTCTCTTATTCAAG GTCTGTGGAATCATGTGTTTCTCTTTTCAAATTTATCCCTCTTTGTGTTTCTGCCATTTGCTTACTTGTTCACGGAGTCTGAAGGATTTGTTGGCTACAGGAAG GGTGTTATGGCCAGAGTTTATGAAACTGTGACAGTGCTTTGTCTATTGGGAACACTTGTATTAGGAATGACATATGTCTTATCAGCACTTATAGATTATCAGAAATCCAGTCTTCATACATTGCTCA ATTTATGGAGTTATTATTTGCCTTTCCTTTATTCTTGCGTTTCGTTCGTTGGAGTTGTTATGTTATTGC TTTGTACACCAATGGGATTTGTAAGATTATTTGGAGTAGTCGGTTCGTTTCTGGTGAAACCGCAGTTCCTAAAAAACTTAGATGAAGAATTTTTCGCCTATAGATTAGAAGAGGATTGTATTCGACGAAG ACTGCAATATGCGAAAGCAACAGGAAAATCATACGTTTCGCCAGTGCCTATGTCTATACCAACTTGTGGTTCAGTACGAGATGATGATGAGCTTTTAAATGTAAATCCGAGCCTAATGTATTTAAAGAATGGTGCTCTTCAGCGTGGATTGGCTCAAAGATTGGAGGACATCGAGAAGCGACGAAAAATCTTAGATCAACAGAGACGAACCTGGTGGGTTCGACGTACGTTGCTCTATCCTTTGGCTATGCTAGCATTACTAATGCTTTCCACTGCCACAGCTCTGCTGGCGGTTCAAAATACATTAGAACTACTTATTGGTATTAAGGCATTACCTTTAAGTACAAGG CAATTTACTTTGGGTATCAATTCGTTATCGAAGCTTGGTCCCGTTGGAGCAGCTTTGGAAGTGGCAGTAATTTTATACTTAGCAGCGACCAGCGCAATAG GTATGACGAATTTCGATTTGCTTGGCGATTTCGGGCGTATCGAGTGGCTTGGTAATTTTAAGCTAGTATTattctataatttaatatttgccACGGCAGCTATCAGTTGTTTAGCTACTAAATTTACGGCGACGGTACGTAAAGAAATTTACTCAAGATTAAAAAGCAGTCTGATAGGAATCTTTAGAAGCGAAGGTAAGAAAAGTTTTGTAGGAATGTTTTCTACAAAAGAAGATTAG
- the LOC114880872 gene encoding 39S ribosomal protein L39, mitochondrial isoform X1, giving the protein MFQRCKSLCLSPNIQSRYQSILSRAKAKERRNLLFEEEKKKQRAAVGRIEKIEVKYQSPVEEVILIMNKCISTPADCAKHVSEGVSKVAALALVDGSPWDMQKPLTSNCELKFLNLLSPENRIVNTAFWRTCSFLLGAIVDSAFQSDIKVHLHSFPVPIIKSGSFIYDVYLELPDWKPTDQEMRALSAEYVKLLNLALPIERIVTTENVAIDMFQDNPFKSEQIPDIAKSNNNEVTLYRVGNHIDISKGPMIGNTSLIGRCTIAAVHKVPDKENLYRFQGVALPKGVLLNQFAYGILEKRARKLNTTTWSFLSNETEDEDVAEISAKN; this is encoded by the exons ATGTTTCAAAG GTGTAAAAGTTTGTGTCTATCGCCAAACATACAATCAAGATACCAAAGTATACTATCAAGAGCCAAAgcaaaggaaagaagaaatttactttttgaggaggaaaagaagaaacaaagaGCTGCAGTAGgaagaattgaaaaaatagAAGTTAAATATCAATCTCCAGTAGAAGAAGTTATTCTTATAATGAACAAATGTATATCAACTCCTGCTGATTGTGCAAAACATGTTTCTGAAGGTGTATCTAAAGTAGCTGCCCTTGCATTAGTCGATGGATCACCATGGGATATGCAGAAGCCTTTAACATCTAAttgtgaattaaaatttttaaatttactcAGCCCAGAGAACAGAATAGTGAACACAGCCTTTTGGCGAACTTGTTCGTTCTTGTTGGGTGCTATTGTAGATTCTGCGTTTCAATCGGATATAAAAGTTCACTTGCACAGTTTCCCGGTGCCCATCATAAAGTCAGGGAGTTTTATATATGATGTATATTTAGAACTGCCTGATTGGAAACCCACTGATCAGGAAATGCGTGCATTATCTGCCGAGTATGTTAAGTTATTAAATCTTGCATTACCCATTGAAAGGATAGTAACTACGGAAAACGTTGCGATCGACATGTTCCAGGATAATCCTTTTAAATCCGAACAAATACCAGATATCGCGAAATCTAATAACAATGAAGTTACATTGTATAGAGTTGGAAATCACATAGACATTAGTAAAGGGCCAATGATAGGCAATACGTCGTTAATAGGACGTTGTACGATCGCTGCCGTTCATAAAGTACCAGATAAAGAAAATCTTTATAGATTTCAAGGTGTAGCACTCCCTAAAGGCGTTTTGTTGAATCAATTTGCTTATGGTATATTAGAAAAGCGCGCTAGAAAATTGAATACGACAACGTGGTCATTTTTGTCGAACGAAACTGAGGATGAGGATGTCGCGGAAATATCTGCTAAAAATTAA
- the LOC114880869 gene encoding uncharacterized protein LOC114880869 — MNVNKRPKLPATRCEHQEEPLKDIEKSSFMKQNQAHMLDTLPPEVLEMILRPLPLHDVATCVRLVSRHCSTVAATVLNGAFLAAGTRLETLTKRIEGTLKTVKTNQELLARSKALNALELIRAQYKMLRAVTWRYTHPPTNQQRFPRLCFYAGSLLDNLNELLGRIGKLHSSIVNPRTPDSSMAYFTAACKRFMNFFEKVSERRVNRSALISGCKVVDVLDCLIEGRQVLSFKVMPHKRGTRRTINMKLRYMMKRAWFTCLEVTKNAEENSWRDEQRFMYLRLRRLVGSVNEHLFENLHYEHELTLQIPLILPLRPPPASTYSGYGEYGGQFFYYGNMNKYAYESKFMNAASSANVTVETEQRARGPSSLDLVIEIELKCTSELAPLAVRTVLKSDEFESYEAKTYRNQQMYLRMSITCPASIANRLPGIFVWELRTPRRARQNS, encoded by the exons ATGAACGTGAACAAGCGACCAAAGTTGCCGGCTACAAGATGCGAACATCAAGAGGAACCACTAAAGGATATCGAAAAGTCATCGTTCATGAAACAGAACCAAGCTCACATGTTGGATACACTTCCACCGGAAGTACTGGAAATGATACTACGGCCGTTACCCCTTCACGATGTGGCCACCTGTGTACGCTTAGTCTCCAG ACACTGCTCGACAGTTGCAGCTACAGTTCTAAATGGCGCCTTTCTCGCAGCTGGTACAAGGCTAGAGACCCTGACAAAACGTATCGAGGGTACCCTGAAAACCGTGAAAACAAATCAGGAACTACTGGCTCGTAGCAAAGCTTTGAACGCTTTAGAACTGATCAGAGCGCAATACAAGATGCTACGTGCTGTCACGTGGAGATATACGCATCCACCGACGAACCAACAGAGGTTTCCAAGGCTGTGCTTTTACGCCGGAAGTCTGCTGGACAATTTGAACGAACTTCTCGGTCGAATTGGCAAACTTCATTCATCCATTGTCAATCCTCGTACACCTGACTCGAGCATGGCCTACTTCACAGCCGCCTGTAAGCGGTTCATGAACTTTTTCGAAAAGGTCTCTGAACGCAGGGTGAACAG ATCGGCTTTAATCTCTGGCTGCAAAGTCGTAGACGTTCTGGACTGCCTGATCGAAGGTCGACAGGTGCTATCTTTCAAAGTGATGCCGCACAAAAGAGGCACGAGACGTACCATCAATATGAAATTAAGATATATGATGAAACGTGCTTGGTTTACATGTTTGGAAGTGACGAAGAACGCGGAGGAGAACTCCTGGAGGGACGAGCAACGTTTTATGTACCTCAGGCTACGACGTTTGGTGGGCAGTGTGAACGAGCATCTCTTCGAGAATTTGCATTACGAACATGAGTTGACGTTACAG ATACCTCTGATTCTTCCTTTAAGACCACCTCCTGCTTCCACCTATTCAGGATATGGAGAATATGGTGGTCAGTTCTTTTACTATGGGAACATGAATAAATACGCATACGAGAGTAAATTTATGAATGCGGCCAGCTCAGCAAATGTTACCGTTGAAACCGAACAAAGGGCACGGGGACCATCGTCTTTGGACTTGGTGATCGAGATTGAATTAAAATGCACATCGGAATTAGCACCACTCGCAGTTAGAACAGTCTTAAAATCGGACGAGTTTGAAAGTTACGAAGCGAAAACGTACAGAAATCAACAGATGTACTTGAGAATGAGCATCACATGTCCTGCATCGATAGCTAATAGACTACCAGGTATCTTTGTGTGGGAATTACGTACCCCACGACGTGCACGTCAAAATTCGTGA
- the LOC114880870 gene encoding zinc finger protein 180-like: MSRNNENGISLATPPAIHVGPIVNPGTNETISIVIPLSAQLATVTSQKIEKSCKDCNKDTKHSSNSVSSRPRNDKTKGCPYSGCIRYGRAFSRAHDLKRHIARHEMRKEKLSDYENMGKQQHNSKESGESIANGSTDRQQASWADNSRETNAKSYSCSHCKKKYTSELKLKAHMSSHEKVTDKNVCTLCGMGSRDEEELQEHMKQHTTTMLEAQMALEKSEAPRKDQVDKEDDFLLEEMLLLNKNPRRTAQPDKSTSNGGSKIRCDYCSKTFKTKWTLSSHVAAHEGRFQFDCGQCGKKFVRKSHYEGHVRSHEAARPYVCEQCGKTFKELKHRREHTKRKHPTNQNAIQTLLDSISPCGSEELPVDQTKFTLLMPVNFSV; this comes from the exons ATGAGTAGAAACAACGAGAACGGTATATCCTTGGCGACACCTCCGGCGATTCACGTTGGTCCCATCGTGAATCCAGGTACCAACGAGACGATATCGATCGTGATACCGTTATCAGCACAATTAGCCACAGTTACCAGTCAAAAGATCGAGAAATCTTGCAAGGACTGCAACAAAGATACGAAACACTCGTCTAATAGCGTTTCATCCCGTCCAAGAAATGACAAGACAAAGGGATGTCCTTATTCTGGTTGCATTAGGTATGGCAGAGCCTTCTCCAGAGCTCACGACCTGAAAAGACACATAGCTCGTCATGAAATGAGAAAGGAGAAGCTGTCTGATTATGAAAACATGGGCAAACAGCAGCACAATAGTAAGGAGAGCGGGGAAAGTATAGCAAACGGATCGACCGATAGGCAACAGGCAAGTTGGGCCGATAATTCGCGTGAAACCAATGCCAAGTCCTACTCTTGCTCGCATTGTAAGAAGAAGTACACCAGCGAGTTGAAGCTGAAGGCTCATATGAGCTCGCATGAGAAG GTGACTGACAAGAACGTGTGCACCCTTTGTGGAATGGGCTCCCGTGACGAAGAGGAATTGCAGGAGCATATGAAGCAACACACGACTACTATGTTGGAGGCTCAGATGGCTCTGGAAAAAAGTGAAGCACCAAGGAAGGATCAAGTGGACAAAGAAGACGACTTCCTGCTAGAGGAGATGCTGCTTCTTAATAAAAATCCCAGGAGGACTGCACAGCCTGATAAGAGTACCTCAAATGGAGGGTCCAAGATCAGATGCGACTATTGTTCAAAGACGTTCAAGACCAAGTGGACGCTCAGCTCGCACGTAGCAGCCCACGAGGGTCGTTTCCAGTTCGACTGTGGCCAATGTGGCAAAAAATTCGTCCGGAAGAGTCATTATGAAGGTCACGTGAGGTCTCATGAAGCTGCTAGACCCTACGTCTGCGAACAATGCGGGAAGACGTTCAAGGAACTGAAGCACAGGAGGGAACATACCAAGAGAAAGCATCCTACGAATCAGAATGCCATACAGACCCTTTTGGACAGCATCAGTCCTTGTGGATCCGAGGAGTTGCCAGTCGACCAGACCAAGTTCACGCTTCTGATGCCAGTCAATTTTTCAGTGTAA